A genomic region of Alnus glutinosa chromosome 11, dhAlnGlut1.1, whole genome shotgun sequence contains the following coding sequences:
- the LOC133880985 gene encoding uncharacterized protein LOC133880985 — translation MEAQKSEKQSSSSATTPPMASCRKKKSEEATFLEDLKEHIDEFVHASMDEHKTCFKKTIQKMFGMSKIVAERSSESKGIESSLPLQTTVSD, via the exons ATGGAAGcacaaaaaagtgaaaaacagTCTTCATCTTCTGCTACAACCCCACCCATGGCTTCATGTCGAAAGAAGAAGAGTGAGGAAGCCACTTTCTTGGAGGATTTGAAGGAGCACATTGATGAGTTCGTGCATGCATCTATGGATGAACACAAAACTTGCTTCAAGAAGACCATACAGAAG ATGTTTGGAATGTCAAAGATTGTTGCAGAAAGGAGTTCTGAATCTAAGGGAATTGAAAGCTCTCTGCCCCTCCAAACAACGGTGTCAGACTAG
- the LOC133881383 gene encoding protein RADIALIS-like 2 produces MASSSMSSSDSWTAKENKAFERALAVYDKDTPDRWYNVAKAVGGKTPEEVKRRYEELVEDVKRIESGRVPFPKYKTTQGNLGY; encoded by the coding sequence ATGGCATCGAGTTCCATGTCCAGCTCTGACTCGTGGACTGCCAAGGAAAACAAGGCCTTTGAGAGGGCTCTGGCTGTGTATGATAAGGACACCCCCGACCGTTGGTACAATGTCGCTAAGGCCGTTGGTGGGAAAACTCCAGAAGAGGTGAAGAGGCGCTATGAAGAACTTGTGGAGGATGTCAAGCGTATTGAGTCAGGCCGAGTGCCCTTCCCCAAATACAAGACAACTCAGGGAAACCTGGGTTATTAG